The Desulfonatronum lacustre DSM 10312 region ATGATCTACTCTGGTCCATCCTCCGGCCCGGTCAGTCGGCCCGACTGTTCACATCACGCGCCCAGCCAGAACCCGATTCAGGTTCGGGGCGACGGGCGGGAACCGAAACAGGAGACGGGCGTGACCAATGTATTGCGCGGAGTGCATACTCCGATCCTCGAAAAGATTCTCGAACTCTATACCGACCTCTATCTCCATGACGGCTTCGGGACCGTCACCGTGGAGATGCGCTTCCTCAGGCGGGGTCAGAAAGAAATCATCGTCAGCAGCGGAAAGGAATACCGCTTTGTGGTGGATTGGCCGGAAGGCGCTCGCGAGGAGGGGAAGTGATGCGCCCCTCCACGTCTCCCGCGAGCAGCCGTTCCCTACCTCCAAGCACGGCCTTCCACCCGGCGACCTTCCGTGACGACGATGACGGGCGGCAAGTGGTGCGTACCGTTGATTACCGGCAAATCTGTCATGCAGACTCCATCAACACTCCTTCCAAGTCGGTACGCGACACACGACCGGCGCTCCAACACTCCCGCACCGAAACAAAACAGCGATCCTCCAGGCGTTGTTTCACGGCAGCGGGAATGGACGGGGCGTCGGTCGTGCCGGTCGGTCTGTCCCCCCCAAGGGGGGGAGATGTTATTCCGTTCGTTGTTCTTCGTTCTTGGTTGTTGGTTTGCGGTAGTGCTTGGACATTGCCGGACTGCACTGCCAGCCTGGCAGTGGCGGATTTCCGGAGCAAGCCGTGCAACCGGCGGTAATCCAACTGCTCGCGCAAGAAAACGAAGAACGAAGAACAACGAACGAAAAAACACATTCGAGGAGGTGATGCCGAACAAGAAAAACGCTTCCCCTGTCGCGGCGAGGGGCCGGAAGGGGAGAGTTGGTGGGGAGGATTTGAATACGTCAGGGATGACGTAGGCGGGGGTTCTCCTCATCGGCTGTGTGTATCGGAATTGTTGGTCTTTTGTTTCGCGGTAGACTCTGGGGGTGAGTTGCTGCTCCATTCAAACCCTCATTTTTTATACGGAGTTAATCTCATGTTGAAACGGAAAATGAATCGGAAAAAAGGACAGCTAGGTTTCACCCTTTTGGAAATCCTGGTGGTCGTGGCCATCATGGGCTTCCTGGTCGCCATGGTCGCCCCGCGGTTTGCGGGCATCACCGACGGCACCGTTGACGTGGTTTGCGACACCAACCAGCAACGCATGATCGCGGCCCTGTCCGCGTATAACGAGCAAAAGGGTACCCTGCCCGGAGGCATGGTCAACCTTGTGGATGAAGAAGGTCCTCTGACCGATGGTATCGCTGCCGGTTACCTCAGGCCCACCCACACCGGTGAACTGGAATACCCGGACGAGGGACAGGCTACTTTTTTCGAGGAATTTTACGAGCGGAACCTGTTCCAGGTGCATATCCTGGACGAGGATGAAGTCAAGGAACTGCGCACTTTGGGTATCGGCTCGGTGTACAACCTGAACGCCTATAATTACGAAGGTCTCGACCCTGCTGCTGGGTACACAGAAGCTACTGATCAGCAAGACCCTCTGCGCCGCCAAGCCGTAAATACAGGCATGGGCGTGCTAATGGTCGGTATGGGCGCTGAAGATGCCACTTCTTCTCTTGAAGGCCCCGCTGCTGTGGATGCCGCTGGCATTCTTGACACTGACTACGACGAATGGGGTAACCCGGATTGGCTCGGCCGGATCATCCTGGGCGTGGGTCCGGATTCCAGCTTGATCAAGGAAGGCATGATCTCCGCAGCTGGTTTGTGCCCCGGCGGCATCAACAACGACCAAGTGTATTGGAACAATTACAACGTGCTTCTGCCGCGTCTGGAAGCCACCGTCGCTCGTTACGACGGTTCCATGATGACTTACCTGTTCGCCAAGGCCAGCGGTGGTTCCTATCGTGAGTTCGACTTGACCGAGGCCCAGGAAGGCTACATGTTCCTGACTCAATGCCCGGAAGGCCATCGTTTCGCCACTCCGGATGAGTTCTCTGAGTGGGCCATCTACGCTGCCGCTGATGATGCGGAAGCCACACGTACAACTGCGGAAACCGCACTGGAAACCTTTTTTGAAGACTAGGCCGGATATTGACCTGACCTAATTCTTCATTTCGACCATTAGCTCACGGGAGGGGCCATCTGGCTCCTCCCGTGGATTTTGAAAATGATTCGCCTTTTATCTTTGCATGCCACCCAGGAGGGGGATCGTTCGTCTCGTCCGCCTCGCACGGGCCCTCCAAGC contains the following coding sequences:
- a CDS encoding type II secretion system protein, translating into MLKRKMNRKKGQLGFTLLEILVVVAIMGFLVAMVAPRFAGITDGTVDVVCDTNQQRMIAALSAYNEQKGTLPGGMVNLVDEEGPLTDGIAAGYLRPTHTGELEYPDEGQATFFEEFYERNLFQVHILDEDEVKELRTLGIGSVYNLNAYNYEGLDPAAGYTEATDQQDPLRRQAVNTGMGVLMVGMGAEDATSSLEGPAAVDAAGILDTDYDEWGNPDWLGRIILGVGPDSSLIKEGMISAAGLCPGGINNDQVYWNNYNVLLPRLEATVARYDGSMMTYLFAKASGGSYREFDLTEAQEGYMFLTQCPEGHRFATPDEFSEWAIYAAADDAEATRTTAETALETFFED